A stretch of the Arthrobacter sp. PAMC 25486 genome encodes the following:
- the mmsB gene encoding 3-hydroxyisobutyrate dehydrogenase codes for MAVVAWIGLGNMGGPMTANMVKAGHAVRGFDLSADALAAAVDNGVTAATSIADAVSGADVVFTMLPKGDHVRSVYFGDAGVLANAAAETLLIDSSTIDVESARAVHDAAAAAGFRFVDAPVSGGMSGAAAATLTFMIGGETGAVADASAYIEPMAANIIPTGGATTGQAAKICNNLMLFINLASTAEGAVLADRLGLDKQVFWDIASVSSGDSWALRTWYPVAGVVPTSAANNDFAPTFTADLANKDIGLAIAAARSTDTPLEIGEHVQQLFQRLIDEGEGGKDCTKIVALMDGSLKTSASATIA; via the coding sequence ATGGCTGTTGTGGCATGGATTGGTTTGGGAAACATGGGCGGACCCATGACGGCGAACATGGTCAAGGCCGGGCACGCCGTCCGCGGCTTCGACCTGAGCGCTGATGCACTGGCCGCAGCCGTGGACAACGGGGTCACAGCGGCCACCTCGATCGCCGACGCTGTCTCGGGTGCCGACGTCGTCTTTACCATGCTCCCCAAGGGCGACCACGTCCGCAGCGTCTATTTCGGTGACGCCGGGGTCCTTGCCAACGCGGCTGCGGAAACCCTCCTGATCGACTCCTCCACCATTGATGTGGAGTCCGCGCGGGCCGTGCACGACGCCGCTGCTGCCGCCGGCTTCCGCTTTGTCGACGCCCCTGTTTCAGGTGGGATGAGCGGCGCGGCTGCCGCCACACTCACCTTCATGATTGGCGGCGAAACTGGTGCTGTGGCCGACGCCTCCGCCTACATCGAACCAATGGCCGCGAACATCATCCCCACCGGCGGAGCCACCACGGGCCAGGCTGCGAAGATTTGCAACAACCTGATGCTGTTCATCAACCTGGCCTCCACCGCCGAAGGTGCCGTGCTCGCCGACCGGCTTGGCCTGGACAAGCAGGTCTTCTGGGACATCGCCTCCGTCTCCTCCGGTGACAGCTGGGCGCTGCGCACCTGGTACCCGGTGGCCGGTGTGGTGCCCACCTCGGCCGCCAACAACGATTTCGCCCCCACCTTCACCGCGGACCTTGCCAACAAGGACATCGGCCTGGCCATCGCCGCCGCCCGCAGCACCGACACCCCGCTGGAGATTGGCGAGCATGTCCAGCAACTGTTCCAGCGCCTCATCGACGAGGGTGAAGGCGGCAAGGACTGCACCAAGATCGTGGCCCTGATGGATGGGTCCCTGAAAACTTCCGCTTCCGCCACTATCGCCTAA
- a CDS encoding aldehyde dehydrogenase family protein translates to MTDVQTTPAVRDWPMWIGGEEVASASGEWRNVENPARRDTVIARVPAGNEADVDRAVAAARAAFPAWRAQHFSGRSKALLAIADELEARVEEFARLTALDTGNALRTQARPEATTMIAMFRYFAGVAGEVKGTTLPAGENQLQYTRLEPLGVVAAILPWNSPLMIAAFKIPAALAAGNTVIMKAADDAPLTILLLAEVCNNHLPAGVVNAMTGRGSIIGEALANHPGVDKVSFTGSTEVGRGVAAQAGARLAHMSLELGGKNPSIVFPDAVDDELIDGLLLASRFTRQGQSCTAGSRLFLHEDIYDDVLTRLSAKLGALKVGDPLDEATDMGAVINLKQHSAITGYLDEGRATSGMKAVLGGSAPTEGALTEGYYHLPTVFSGARNEFRLAQEEIFGPVLVAIPWKNTADVIRMANDTNYGLAAYVWSHNLDDALNTAHQVDAGWVQVNQGGGQVAGQSYGGYKQSGMGREVSLEGMLAGFTQTKQINVRLRGVPNG, encoded by the coding sequence ATGACTGACGTTCAAACAACTCCAGCCGTCCGGGACTGGCCCATGTGGATTGGTGGCGAGGAAGTGGCCTCGGCCAGCGGTGAATGGCGCAATGTGGAGAACCCCGCCCGCCGCGACACCGTCATTGCCCGCGTCCCGGCCGGCAACGAAGCCGATGTGGACCGTGCGGTTGCCGCGGCCCGAGCCGCCTTCCCGGCCTGGCGCGCCCAGCACTTCAGTGGCCGCTCCAAGGCGCTGTTGGCCATCGCCGACGAGCTCGAGGCCCGCGTCGAGGAATTTGCCAGGCTCACAGCATTGGACACCGGCAACGCGCTGCGCACCCAGGCCCGCCCCGAGGCCACCACCATGATCGCCATGTTCCGCTACTTTGCCGGCGTGGCCGGGGAAGTCAAGGGCACCACCCTCCCGGCGGGCGAAAACCAGCTGCAGTACACGCGCCTCGAACCGCTTGGCGTGGTTGCCGCGATCCTGCCATGGAACTCGCCGCTGATGATCGCCGCGTTCAAGATCCCGGCCGCCCTCGCCGCGGGCAACACCGTCATCATGAAAGCCGCCGACGACGCCCCGCTCACCATTTTGCTACTCGCAGAAGTGTGCAACAATCACCTGCCGGCCGGCGTCGTCAATGCCATGACAGGCCGCGGTTCCATCATCGGCGAGGCCCTGGCCAACCATCCCGGCGTGGACAAGGTCTCCTTCACCGGCTCCACCGAGGTAGGTCGCGGGGTGGCCGCGCAGGCTGGCGCCCGGCTGGCGCACATGTCCCTGGAGCTGGGCGGGAAGAACCCCTCCATCGTGTTCCCGGACGCGGTCGACGACGAACTCATCGACGGCCTGCTCCTTGCCTCGCGCTTCACCCGCCAGGGTCAAAGCTGCACCGCAGGGTCGCGTTTGTTCCTCCATGAGGACATTTACGACGACGTGCTGACGCGGCTCAGTGCCAAGCTCGGCGCGCTGAAGGTGGGGGACCCGCTCGATGAGGCCACAGACATGGGTGCCGTCATCAACCTCAAGCAGCACTCGGCCATCACCGGCTACCTTGATGAGGGGCGCGCCACCTCCGGCATGAAGGCCGTGCTTGGCGGCAGCGCACCCACCGAGGGGGCACTGACCGAGGGCTACTACCACCTGCCCACAGTGTTCAGTGGCGCCCGGAACGAATTCCGGCTGGCTCAAGAGGAGATCTTTGGCCCGGTGCTCGTAGCGATCCCGTGGAAGAACACGGCCGATGTGATCCGCATGGCCAACGACACCAACTACGGTCTGGCAGCCTACGTGTGGAGCCACAACCTGGACGATGCCTTGAACACGGCCCACCAGGTGGACGCCGGCTGGGTGCAGGTCAACCAGGGTGGCGGGCAGGTGGCCGGCCAATCCTATGGCGGCTATAAGCAAAGCGGCATGGGCCGAGAAGTGTCTTTGGAAGGTATGCTGGCCGGATTCACCCAGACCAAGCAGATCAATGTGCGCCTGCGAGGGGTGCCCAATGGTTAA